One Miscanthus floridulus cultivar M001 chromosome 11, ASM1932011v1, whole genome shotgun sequence DNA window includes the following coding sequences:
- the LOC136493544 gene encoding mechanosensitive ion channel protein 6-like, whose translation MDQHRKSSLRSYASNASSRSGSFNFDHDQDKERAGLTGDGDRREVVVKIDAEPHSPVSLHAPGGVSGHISAVSTPRAGGAVSILAPSASGSSASTSSAGGDASRSGDSFSFKNRPPQSPASGESSEDPPSRLIGSFLRKQAAAGGELSIDPDFDVDEMRRPPRASTSANASRELRVSFQDPRKRFSPSTSTASSSSYDAGDNRNQSTIDLDTAEVPRCTSTSTGSSLLARSKTRSRLMDPLPPSTSSAPAGEGDPRKSFVSKGLPPKSGQLRSGLIGKSGLIGKSGPIGKSGGFDDEDDDPFVDEGMTSDFKRDTMDCLLIMEWVSLVVIVGALICSVTIPSLSRKKLSGLHLWKWELLVLVLICGRLVSGWVIRIAVFFVERNFLLRKKVLYFVYGVRRAVRNVLWLGIALVSWHLLFDKDAKRETHTLVLTYVTKVLCCLLVATVIRLIKTLLLKVLASSFHVSTYFDRIQEALFNQYVIETLSGPPLVDESRMMAEVQRLQSAGASIPSELEATAMPGKSGPPKSGRLTTVASKRGGAGGTSKQLHRQKTELHLDDGISIDQLHRLSQKNISAWSMKRLMKIVRYGALTTMDEQLKHATGEDELATEIHSEYEAKVAAKRIFQNVAKPGSKHIYLSDLMRFMRQEEALKAMDLFEGAQEHNRVSKRSLKNWVVNAFRERKALALTLNDTKTAVNKLHQMANVVVAVIVLALWLLILGIATSKFFVLLSSQLLVAVFMFGNTLRTIFEAIVFLFVMHPFDVGDRCEVDGMQVVVEEMNIMTTIFLRYDNLKVYYPNSQLAQLPIMNYYRSPDMGDAVDFTVHVATPVEKLTLMKERLMHYLDNKKEHWYPGSMVVLRDVDDTNKLKASIWCRHTINFHDMGLRFERRELLLQEMIKILRDLEIEYRMLPLDVNVRNAPTIQSSRMPSTWTFNY comes from the exons ATGGATCAGCACCGGAAGAGCAGCCTCAGGTCGTACGCGTCCAACGCCTCGTCCCGGTCGGGGTCCTTCAACTTCGATCACGACCAGGACAAGGAACGCGCCGGCCTGACCGGCGACGGCGACCGCCGGGAGGTCGTCGTCAAGATCGACGCCGAGCCGCACTCGCCGGTCTCCCTCCACGCGCCCGGCGGCGTGTCCGGGCACATCTCCGCGGTCAGCACGCCGCGGGCCGGCGGCGCGGTGAGCATTCTCGCGCCGTCTGCGTCCGGGTCGAGCGCGTCAACCTCCAGCGCCGGGGGCGACGCGTCCCGCTCAGGCGACTCGTTCAGTTTCAAGAACCGCCCGCCGCAGTCTCCGGCCAGCGGGGAGTCCAGCGAGGATCCGCCGAGCCGCCTCATTGGCAGCTTCCTCCGGAAGCAGGCGGCGGCTGGCGGCGAGCTGTCCATCGACCCCGACTTCGATGTGGACGAGATGAGAAGGCCACCACGCGCGTCGACATCTGCCAACGCCTCCAGGGAGCTGCGCGTCTCGTTCCAGGACCCCCGGAAACGGTTCTCCCCGTCCACGTCGacggcgtcctcctcctcctacgaCGCCGGCGACAACCGGAACCAGAGCACCATCGACTTGGACACTGCCGAGGTGCCACGCTGCACGTCGACGTCCACCGGTTCCTCCCTGCTGGCGCGCAGCAAGACGCGATCGAGGCTAATGGATCCCCTGCCGCCGTCGACGTCGAGCGCCCCCGCCGGCGAGGGGGATCCCCGAAAGTCATTTGTCTCAAAGGGGCTGCCGCCCAAGTCCGGTCAGCTCCGGTCGGGTCTTATCGGCAAGTCGGGGCTCATTGGCAAGTCGGGGCCCATCGGCAAGTCAGGTGGCTTCGACGATGAGGACGACGACCCGTTCGTGGACGAGGGCATGACCTCGGACTTCAAGCGCGACACCATGGACTGCCTCCTCATCATGGAGTGGGTCAGCCTGGTGGTCATCGTGGGCGCGCTCATCTGCAGCGTCACCATACCCAGCCTGTCCAGAAAGAAGCTCTCGGGGCTCCACCTCTGGAAGTGGGAACTCCTCGTGCTCGTGCTCATCTGCGGCCGCCTCGTCTCAGGCTGGGTGATCCGCATCGccgtcttcttcgtcgagcgcaACTTCCTCCTGCGGAAGAAGGTGCTCTACTTCGTCTACGGCGTGCGCCGCGCCGTGCGGAACGTGCTCTGGCTCGGGATCGCGCTCGTGTCCTGGCACCTCCTGTTCGACAAGGACGCCAAGCGGGAGACGCACACGCTGGTGCTGACCTACGTCACCAAGGTGCTGTGCTGCCTCCTCGTGGCCACCGTGATCCGCCTCATCAAGACGCTGCTGCTCAAGGTGCTCGCCTCGTCCTTCCACGTCTCCACCTACTTCGACAGGATCCAGGAAGCGCTCTTCAACCAGTACGTCATCGAGACCCTCTCAGGCCCGCCGCTAGTGGACGAGAGCCGGATGATGGCTGAGGTGCAGAGGCTCCAGAGCGCGGGAGCATCCATCCCCAGTGAGCTCGAAGCGACAGCGATGCCGGGCAAGTCTGGGCCACCCAAGAGTGGGCGCCTCACGACGGTCGCGTCCAaacgaggaggagcaggagggacCAGCAAGCAGCTGCATAGGCAGAAGACCGAGCTCCATCTGGATGACGGCATCTCGATTGACCAGCTTCACAGGCTCAGCCAGAAGAACATCTCTGCGTGGAGCATGAAGAGGCTGATGAAGATCGTCCGGTACGGGGCGCTGACAACGATGGACGAGCAGCTCAAGCATGCAACGGGCGAGGACGAGCTGGCGACAGAGATACACAGCGAGTACGAGGCCAAGGTTGCTGCCAAGAGGATCTTCCAGAACGTCGCCAAGCCTGGATCCAA GCACATATACCTGTCAGACTTGATGCGTTTCATGAGGCAGGAAGAAGCTTTAAAGGCGATGGATCTTTTCGAAGGAGCGCAGGAGCACAACAGGGTCAGCAAGAGGTCACTCAAGAACTGGGTG GTAAACGCGTTCAGAGAGCGCAAAGCTCTTGCCCTGACGCTCAACGACACGAAGACGGCAGTGAACAAGCTGCACCAGATGGCCAACGTTGTGGTCGCGGTGATCGTGCTTGCGCTCTGGCTTCTCATCCTGGGGATCGCGACGTCCAAGTTCTTCGTCTTGCTCAGCTCGCAACTTCTCGTGGCGGTGTTCATGTTTGGGAACACTCTCAGGACCATCTTCGAGGCGATCGTGTTCCTCTTCGTGATGCATCCTTTCGATGTCGGCGACCGATGCGAAGTTGATGGAATGCAG gtggtggtggaggagatgAACATCATGACAACGATCTTCCTCCGATATGACAATCTCAAGGTGTATTATCCAAACAGTCAGCTAGCCCAGTTACCGATCATGAATTACTACAGGAGTCCTGACATGGGAGATGCGGTGGACTTCACAGTTCATGTCGCAACACCAGTGGAGAAATTGACCCTAATGAAGGAGAGACTAATGCA TTACCTTGACAACAAGAAGGAGCATTGGTACCCTGGCTCCATGGTGGTCCTGCGCGACGTGGACGACACGAACAAGCTTAAGGCCTCCATCTGGTGCCGCCACACGATCAACTTCCACGACATGGGGCTGAGGTTCGAGCGGAGAGAGCTGCTGCTCCAGGAGATGATCAAGATCTTGAGAGACCTCGAGATCGAGTACCGGATGCTGCCGCTCGACGTCAACGTCCGGAACGCGCCTACCATCCAGTCCTCGAGGATGCCGTCGACATGGACGTTTAATTACTGA